In Camelus dromedarius isolate mCamDro1 chromosome 4, mCamDro1.pat, whole genome shotgun sequence, the following are encoded in one genomic region:
- the GALNT3 gene encoding polypeptide N-acetylgalactosaminyltransferase 3 isoform X2 → MAHLKRLVKLHLKRHYHKKFWKLGAVVFFFIIFLILMQREVSVQYSKEESRMERNMKNKNKMFDLMLEAVNNIKDAMPKMQIGAPVRQNIDAGERPCLQGYYTAAELKPVLDRPPQDSNAPGASGKAFKTTNLSVEEQKEKERGEAKHCFNAFASDRISLHRDLGPDTRPPECIEQKFKRCPPLPTTSVIIVFHNEAWSTLLRTVYSVLYSSPAILLKEIILVDDASVDEYLHDKLEEYIKQFSIVKIVRQRERKGLITARLLGATVATAETLTFLDAHCECFYGWLEPLLARIAENYTAVVSPDIASIDLNTFEFNKPSPYGSNHNRGNFDWSLSFGWESLPDHEKQRRKDETYPINKSPHTFPKGTQVIARNQVRLAEVWMDEYKEIFYRRNTDAAKIVKQKSFGDLSKRFEIKQRLQCKNFTWYLNNIYPEVYVPDLNPVISGYIKSFGQPLCLDVGENNQGGKPLILYTCHGLGGNQYFEYSVQHEIRHNIQKELCVHAAQGVVQLKPCTYKGHKTVATGEQIWEIQKDQLLYNPLFKMCLSASGEHPSLVSCKPSDPLQKWIFNQND, encoded by the exons ATGGCTCACCTAAAGCGACTAGTAAAATTACATCTTAAAAGACATTACCATAAAAAGTTCTGGAAGCTTGGTGcagtagtttttttctttataatatttttgatTTTAATGCAAAGAGAAGTAAGTGTTCAATATTCCAAAGAGGAATCAAGGatggaaagaaatatgaaaaacaaaaacaagatgtTTGATTTAATGCTAGAAGCTGTAAACAATATTAAAGATGCAATGCCAAAAATGCAAATAGGAGCACCTGTCAGGCAAAACATTGATGCTGGTGAGAGACCCTGTTTGCAAGGATATTATACAGCAGCAGAACTGAAACCCGTTCTTGACCGCCCACCTCAGGATTCTAATGCACCTGGTGCTTCTGGTAAAGCATTCAAAACAACCAATTTAAGTGTtgaagagcagaaggaaaaagaacgTGGAGAAGCAAAACACTGTTTCAATGCTTTTGCAAGTGACAGGATTTCTCTACACCGAGATCTTGGACCAGACACTCGACCTCCTGA ATGTATTGAACAGAAATTTAAGCGCTGTCCTCCCCTGCCTACCACCAGTGTCATAATAGTTTTTCATAATGAAGCGTGGTCCACACTGCTTAGAACTGTCTACAGTGTGCTCTATTCTTCACCTGCCATACTGCTGAAGGAAATCATTTTGGTGGATGATGCTAGTGTAGATG agtACTTACATGATAAACTagaagaatatataaaacaattttctatAGTAAAAATAGtcagacaaagagagagaaaaggtctGATCACTGCGAGGTTGCTAGGAGCAACGGTAGCAACGGCTGAAACGCTCACATTTTTAGATGCTCACT GTGAATGTTTCTACGGGTGGTTAGAGCCTCTGTTGGCCAGAATAGCAGAGAACTACACTGCCGTCGTGAGTCCAGATATTGCATCCATAGATCTGAACACGTTTGAATTCAATAAACCTTCTCCCTATGGAAGCAACCACAACCGTGGGAATTTTGACTGGAGCCTTTCCTTTGGCTGGGAATCACTCCCCGATCATGagaagcaaagaaggaaggatgaaacGTACCCAATTAA CAAAAGCCCTCATACCTTTCCAAAAGGCACTCAGGTGATTGCTCGCAACCAAGTTCGCCTTGCAGAAGTTTGGATGGATGAAtacaaggaaatattttataggaGAAACACGGATGCAGCAAAAATTGTTAAACAA AAATCATTTGGTGATCTTTCAAAAAGATTTGAAATAAAGCAACGCCTTCAGTGTAAAAATTTTACATGGTATCTGAACAATATTTATCCAGAAGTATATGTGCCAGACCTTAATCCTGTTATATCTGGATAT ATTAAAAGCTTTGGTCAGCCTCTGTGTCTGGATGTTGGAGAAAATAATCAAGGAGGCAAACCATTAATTCTGTATACATGTCATGGACTTGGGGGAAACCAG TACTTTGAATACTCCGTTCAACATGAAATTCGCCATAACATTCAGAAGGAATTATGTGTTCATGCTGCTCAAGGTGTTGTTCAGCTGAAGCCGTGTACCTACAAAGGTCACAAGACAGTTGCCACTGGAGAACAGATATGGGAGATCCAGAAG gACCAGCTTCTATACAATCCACTCTTTAAAATGTgcctttcagcaagtggagagcATCCAAGCTTAGTGTCATGCAAGCCATCAGATCCACTCCAAAAATGGATTTTTAACCAAAATGATTAA
- the GALNT3 gene encoding polypeptide N-acetylgalactosaminyltransferase 3 isoform X1 — translation MAHLKRLVKLHLKRHYHKKFWKLGAVVFFFIIFLILMQREVSVQYSKEESRMERNMKNKNKMFDLMLEAVNNIKDAMPKMQIGAPVRQNIDAGERPCLQGYYTAAELKPVLDRPPQDSNAPGASGKAFKTTNLSVEEQKEKERGEAKHCFNAFASDRISLHRDLGPDTRPPECIEQKFKRCPPLPTTSVIIVFHNEAWSTLLRTVYSVLYSSPAILLKEIILVDDASVDEYLHDKLEEYIKQFSIVKIVRQRERKGLITARLLGATVATAETLTFLDAHCECFYGWLEPLLARIAENYTAVVSPDIASIDLNTFEFNKPSPYGSNHNRGNFDWSLSFGWESLPDHEKQRRKDETYPIKTPTFAGGLFSISKEYFEYIGTYDEEMEIWGGENIEMSFRVWQCGGQLEIMPCSVVGHVFRSKSPHTFPKGTQVIARNQVRLAEVWMDEYKEIFYRRNTDAAKIVKQKSFGDLSKRFEIKQRLQCKNFTWYLNNIYPEVYVPDLNPVISGYIKSFGQPLCLDVGENNQGGKPLILYTCHGLGGNQYFEYSVQHEIRHNIQKELCVHAAQGVVQLKPCTYKGHKTVATGEQIWEIQKDQLLYNPLFKMCLSASGEHPSLVSCKPSDPLQKWIFNQND, via the exons ATGGCTCACCTAAAGCGACTAGTAAAATTACATCTTAAAAGACATTACCATAAAAAGTTCTGGAAGCTTGGTGcagtagtttttttctttataatatttttgatTTTAATGCAAAGAGAAGTAAGTGTTCAATATTCCAAAGAGGAATCAAGGatggaaagaaatatgaaaaacaaaaacaagatgtTTGATTTAATGCTAGAAGCTGTAAACAATATTAAAGATGCAATGCCAAAAATGCAAATAGGAGCACCTGTCAGGCAAAACATTGATGCTGGTGAGAGACCCTGTTTGCAAGGATATTATACAGCAGCAGAACTGAAACCCGTTCTTGACCGCCCACCTCAGGATTCTAATGCACCTGGTGCTTCTGGTAAAGCATTCAAAACAACCAATTTAAGTGTtgaagagcagaaggaaaaagaacgTGGAGAAGCAAAACACTGTTTCAATGCTTTTGCAAGTGACAGGATTTCTCTACACCGAGATCTTGGACCAGACACTCGACCTCCTGA ATGTATTGAACAGAAATTTAAGCGCTGTCCTCCCCTGCCTACCACCAGTGTCATAATAGTTTTTCATAATGAAGCGTGGTCCACACTGCTTAGAACTGTCTACAGTGTGCTCTATTCTTCACCTGCCATACTGCTGAAGGAAATCATTTTGGTGGATGATGCTAGTGTAGATG agtACTTACATGATAAACTagaagaatatataaaacaattttctatAGTAAAAATAGtcagacaaagagagagaaaaggtctGATCACTGCGAGGTTGCTAGGAGCAACGGTAGCAACGGCTGAAACGCTCACATTTTTAGATGCTCACT GTGAATGTTTCTACGGGTGGTTAGAGCCTCTGTTGGCCAGAATAGCAGAGAACTACACTGCCGTCGTGAGTCCAGATATTGCATCCATAGATCTGAACACGTTTGAATTCAATAAACCTTCTCCCTATGGAAGCAACCACAACCGTGGGAATTTTGACTGGAGCCTTTCCTTTGGCTGGGAATCACTCCCCGATCATGagaagcaaagaaggaaggatgaaacGTACCCAATTAA aacacCCACTTTTGCAGGAGGCCTTTTTTCCATATCAAAAgagtattttgaatatattggaACTTatgatgaagaaatggaaatttggGGAGGTGAAAATATAGAAATGTCTTTCAGA gtGTGGCAATGTGGTGGGCAGTTGGAGATTATGCCTTGCTCTGTTGTTGGACATGTTTTTCGCAGCAAAAGCCCTCATACCTTTCCAAAAGGCACTCAGGTGATTGCTCGCAACCAAGTTCGCCTTGCAGAAGTTTGGATGGATGAAtacaaggaaatattttataggaGAAACACGGATGCAGCAAAAATTGTTAAACAA AAATCATTTGGTGATCTTTCAAAAAGATTTGAAATAAAGCAACGCCTTCAGTGTAAAAATTTTACATGGTATCTGAACAATATTTATCCAGAAGTATATGTGCCAGACCTTAATCCTGTTATATCTGGATAT ATTAAAAGCTTTGGTCAGCCTCTGTGTCTGGATGTTGGAGAAAATAATCAAGGAGGCAAACCATTAATTCTGTATACATGTCATGGACTTGGGGGAAACCAG TACTTTGAATACTCCGTTCAACATGAAATTCGCCATAACATTCAGAAGGAATTATGTGTTCATGCTGCTCAAGGTGTTGTTCAGCTGAAGCCGTGTACCTACAAAGGTCACAAGACAGTTGCCACTGGAGAACAGATATGGGAGATCCAGAAG gACCAGCTTCTATACAATCCACTCTTTAAAATGTgcctttcagcaagtggagagcATCCAAGCTTAGTGTCATGCAAGCCATCAGATCCACTCCAAAAATGGATTTTTAACCAAAATGATTAA